The following proteins come from a genomic window of Panicum hallii strain FIL2 chromosome 8, PHallii_v3.1, whole genome shotgun sequence:
- the LOC112902057 gene encoding probable xyloglucan endotransglucosylase/hydrolase — MAAARRLLLAAAAVAALVATPATAAAPRKPVDVPFQRNYVPTWAADHIHYVDGGREVQLYLDKSTGTGFQTRGSYLFGHFSMHMKLVGGDSAGTVTAFYLSSQNSEHDEIDFEFLGNRTGQPYILQTNVFTGGTGDREQRIYLWFDPTKEYHSYSVLWNLYMIAFFVDDVPIRVFRNSSGDLGVRYPFSQPMKLYSSLWNADDWATRGGREKTDWSNAPFVASYRGFHVDGCEASAEARFCATQGARWWDQPEFRDLDGAQYRKLREVRQRYTIYNYCTDRDRYAAMPPECARDRDV, encoded by the exons atgGCAGCCgcgcggcggctgctgctggccgccgctgccgtggcggcgctggtggcgacgcccgcgacggcggcggcgccgcggaaGCCGGTGGACGTGCCGTTCCAGCGGAACTACGTGCCGACGTGGGCCGCGGACCACATCCACTACGTCGACGGCGGGCGGGAGGTGCAGCTCTACCTCGACAAGTCCACCGGGACGGGGTTCCAGACGCGGGGCTCCTACCTCTTCGGCCACTTCAGCATGCACATGAAGCTCGTCGGCGGCGACTCCGCCGGCACCGTCACCGCATTCTAC CTGTCGTCGCAGAACTCGGAGCACGACGAGATCGACTTCGAGTTCCTGGGCAACCGGACGGGGCAGCCCTACATCCTGCAGACCAACGTGTTCACCGGCGGCACGGGCGACCGCGAGCAGAGGATCTACCTCTGGTTCGACCCCACCAAGGAGTACCACTCCTACTCGGTGCTCTGGAACCTCTACATGATCGC GTTCTTCGTGGACGACGTTCCGATCCGGGTGTTCAGGAACAGCAGCGGCGACCTGGGCGTGCGGTACCCGTTCAGCCAGCCGATGAAGCTCTACTCGAGCCTGTGGAACGCCGACGACTGGGCGacgcgcggcgggcgggagAAGACGGACTGGTCCAACGCGCCATTTGTCGCCTCCTACCGGGGCTTCCACGTCGACGGCTGCGAGGCCTCCGCCGAGGCCCGGTTCTGCGCCACCCAGGGCGCGCGGTGGTGGGACCAGCCGGAGTTCCGGGACCTCGACGGCGCGCAGTACCGCAAGCTCCGGGAGGTCCGCCAGCGCTACACCATCTACAACTACTGCACCGACCGCGACCGCTACGCCGCCATGCCGCCCGAGTGCGCGCGCGACCGCGACGTCTGA